The genome window CCCACGTCGACGCGGGTGCGGGTGAGCACCACGGGGCGGGCGAAGTAGTAGCCCTGGAAATAGGTAAAACCGAGCTTGGCGCACCGCTCGTACTGCTCCACCGTCTCCACCTTTTCGGCCAGGAGCTTGGTGTTCCACTTCCTGAGCGTCTCGACTTCCGAGGCAAGATTTTCCAGGCCGGTGCGGAACAGGTCAATTTTGATCACGTCAACGAGATGGTAGAGGGGCTCGTAGACCGGTTCATAGACATGGTCGTCAAGGGCCAGGGAAAACCCCTTTTCCCGCAATTCATGGCAACGGCCGATAACGGTTTCGGTAATCGGCACATGCTCCAGAAGCTCGATGACCACCTTTTCGGGCGGAAGAAGCTCCAGGGCCTCGCTCATGAGGACATCGGCGTTGACGTTGATGAACCCCTTGTGCTTGCCGAGTATCTCCCGGAAACCGAAACTGGAGAGCGCATCGAAAATCACACTGGCACTGGCCTGGAGATAGTCGGTCACATTGGCGTGGAGAGAGTCGGCTGACCGGAACAGAAGTTCGAAGCCGTAGAGCCGCTGCTCCCGATCAAGGATTGGTTGTCTGCCCAGGAAAAACTTTTCTTCCGCCATGTTTTCACCCACCCCCATGTACACCGCGACTATGCCAAGCTTAACCCGCTATAATCGAAACATCAAGGAGCTTTAGTTAAATAGCGCGTCGGACCATGCTCGGTGCCTGCCTCCATCCGGCCGGGTTACCCGTCATGGAAGAGCATGCCCACCCTGCCCGGTCAGTTACGGGGATTCAACTGCAATGCCTGATCACCTCCGCTGCAATGGCTTCCAAAGGCAGCACCTTGATTGCCCCGCCGCGTTTGATGGCTTCGTTGGGCATGCCGAACACCACGCAGCTCGCTTCGTCCTGGGCAATGGTCATGGCACCGGCATCCTTCATCTCGCGCATGCCGCTGGCGCCGTCGTCTCCCATGCCGGTCATAATGACTCCCATGGCGTTCTTACCGGCATACCGGGCCGCCGAACGGAACAGAACATCTACCGACGGGCGATGGCGGGACACTAGGGGCCCGTCCTTGATCTCCACATAGTATCGGGCACCGCTCCGCTTGAGGAGCATGTGCCGGTTGCCCGGAGCAATGAGGGCCCTGCCGCGGATCACCGAATCGTTGTCAACGGCCTCCTTGACCGAGATGCGGCAGATGCCGTCGAGTCGCTGGGCAAAGGCCCGGGTGAACCCTTCGGGCATATGCTGGACAATGACGATGGGCGGGCAATCGGCGGGGAAGGACTCCAGGAAAACGCGCAATGCCTCGGTACCACCAGTGGAGGCACCCACCACCACCACTTTCTCCGTAGTCTGGATCATGGCGCGGGAGGCCGGTTTCTCAAGGATTACGTCGGCACTGAGTTTGGGGGCAACGGCGTGGGGGCGGACGGGAATCTTCCTCAGCCTTGCCTGGCTGGCAGCCTTGATCGCATCGCAGATCCTGACCCGGGACTCCTCGAGAAACTGCTTGGTGCCGAGCTTCGGTTTCTGGATAATCTCCACAGCCCCGTACTCGAGGGCCTTCATGGCCGTTTCAGAGCCGTTCTCTGTCAAAGTGGAGCACATGACCACCGGAATCGGATGCTGGCTCATGATCTTCTGGAGGAAGGTGATGCCGTCCATGCGCGGCATCTCCACGTCAAGGGTAATGACGTCCGGCACTTCGCCCTTCATCCGCTCCGCAGCGATAAAGGGATCAGCAGCCGTTGCCATCACCTCGATCTGGGGGTCTGAGGCGAGAATATCCGCCATGGTCTGGCGGACCACAGCTGAATCATCGACAATGAGCACCTTGATTTTCTTCATGGATCTGCCCATCCCGGCCTTTTCCGGCTCAACTGTCCGCCTCGGTGCGGTTCAACCGTTTGAGCAGCACCTCACCCGTATGGGTATAGAAAAAGAGCTTGCGCCCACGGGTTCCCCCCACATCTGCCGCAACCACCTCAAGCCCTTCGGATGCAAGAACCTGGTGAGCGATGTCCACGTTGCGGCTGCCGACGCCCGGTCGGCTTGCGGTCGCCCCCAGCATGTCAGAACCGCCGAACAGTTTCACCTGGAGCTGCCTCGGGGTTATCCCGCGAGACATGAACATCTCCAGCATCCGGAAGATAGACGAGTCCACGTAACGAAAGGCGTCATCCCGCGGCCCGTCCGGCAATAGCGCATGACAGATGGCCGCCGCCCGGGAGAATACGTCGAACATGGTGACTGAAACGCAGGACCCCAGCACGGTCGTTACCACTGTCGGCTTCGTGGCGAAATGGAACTCTCCCGGCTTCAGGTAGATGTGAGGCAGCTTGGGATGCCGGGTGGTCATAACCCTTTCCGGTACACGGTGGATGCCATCTGGACAAAGGGAACATCCAGGCCCGAGAGGGTCTCGGAATGCCCCATGAACAGATAGCCGCCCGGGATCAGTTGCCGGTAGAACTTGTTCAGCAGCCGCTCCTGCGTCGTCTTGTCGAAATAGATGACCACGTTGCGGCAGAAAATAATGTCCATCGGTTCCCGCATGCCAAAGTCGCCATCCATGAAATTGAGGCGGCGGAATGTGATGCGGTGGCGGAGTTGGGGCACGATTCGCACCAGCCCCTTCTGCTCCCCTTTCCCACGGAGCAGGTACTTGCGGCGCAACGACAGGGGGACAGGATCGATCCGCTCTTCGTCATACACGGCAAGCCTGGCCTTATCGAGAACAGTGGTACAGATGTCGGTGGCGAGAATCGAAAACGAAATATTCTGCTGCTCGCTGAACTCCGAAAGCACCATGGCGAGGGTATAGGGCTCTTCACCGCTGGAACAGCCGGCGCTCCAGATGGAAAGCGGCTTGCGCAGTCCGGCGCCGGTCCGCTCCATGAGCTCGGGCAGGGCCTGTGAGACCAGATAGTCGAAATGGGCCGGTTCGCGAAAAAAGTCGGTCTTGTTGGTGGTTACGACATCGATCAGGTGGACGAGCTCTGTCTCGGTACCAGTGCGGCTGAACAGGTACTCCGAATAGTCCTTGAACGAGTTGATCCCCAGCTTGCGCAACCGTTTCTGGAGCCGGGCCTCCAGCATGGTCTTTTTGACCGGCGGCATCTTGATGCCACAAGTGTCGTAGATAAACTCGCTGAATCGGGCAAACTCCCGGTCGGTCATGGCCGTCGTGGTAATTCTGTCAGTCGCAGCGCTAAACATCCCCCCCCCAGCCATACCCCGGAAACCCGGTCTCTACGCCGCCTCGCCCGACATCGATCCGGCAGTCGCAAGTTCGCCGCTGGTGAAGGTCCGATCGATGTCAAGAATCATAATGAACCGTCCATCGTGTTTTCCCATGCCGAGGATGAAATCGGTGTTGAGCTTGGTTCCTATCCGGGGGGCCGGCTCGACCTGCTCCGGTTCCATTTCGAAAACCTCCTGTACCGAATCGGCCAGGGCACCGAGTATGAGCGTTTCGCTCCCATGGGCCACTTCAACCACGATGATGCAGGTATCGACGGTCGGCGCAGTCTCGGACATGCCGAACTTGAGCCTCAGATCAACCACCGGCACCACGCTTCCCCGCAGATTGATCACCCCGCGCATGAACTGAGGAGTCTGGGGCACTCTGGTAATGGAGGTAAGCTCAAGGATCTCCCGAACCTTTGCCACGTCAACGGCAAACACCTCATCGTCAAGCTTGAAGGTAAGATACTGCCTGATTTCGGCGATTGCGACAACGCTCATGGTAAACCTCCGTAACGCATGGACAGCCAAGCACCCGGACCTGTTTCCTCCCAACGGAGGAACCTTGGGCCGATGGATGTCACTTTGTTGTGATATCGGTGAATAACGGGAAATCTTTAGGCTTCTCAGGATATTCCCGATAGGCGGCTACGGGAAACCTGATGCCGTGCCACGACACAACGCACTACATGGCTGCCCCTACGTTCTGAACGCCAATGGCCTCAGAATTTCTCGAACTCGCTATCCAGATGATCGTGGCCTGCCATGTCCAGGGCAAAGCCGCCTGTAACGGGAGCACCCGTGCGACCATAGCCGTTGGCCGTGCCATTGGGGACCGCAGGAAGCCTGATGCGCGCTTGGCACTCGGCCGTGACGGCTTTGGCGCAGTCTTGCGTCTCACCTCTTCGCCGATCCTGAAGAAAGCAACCGTATCCTGGAGCTGTTCGGCCTGCGACGAAAGCTCCTCGGCCGTGGACGACATTTCCTCCGCTGCCGAGGCATTCTGCTGGATCACCTGGTCGAGTTGCTGGATGGCCTTGTTGATCTGCTCGGCACCCGTATCCTGTTCGCGGCAGGCGGCGCTGATCTCCTGCACCAGTTCCGAGGTGCGCTGAATATCGGGCACGATGGTGGCAAGCAGTTCGCCTGCCCGAATTGCAACCTCAACGCTCGACGAGGAAAGTTCACTGATTTCGCCTGCTGCCTTCTGGCTTCTCTCAGCAAGCTTGCGTACTTCGCTCGCCACCACCGCGAACCCCTTCCCGTGCTCACCCGCCCGCGCCGCCTCGATCGCCGCGTTGAGCGCCAGCAGGTTCGTCTGGCGGGCGATTTCTTCGATGATGGAAATCTTCGAAGCGATCTCCTTCATGGCCGAAACGGTATTGCCGACCGCCGTCCCTCCTTCGGTTGCGTCAGTTGCAGACTTGACGGCGATCCTCTCGGTCTGCGCCGCATTGTCTGCGTTCTGGCGGATATTGGACGACATCTGCTCCATGCTCGACGAGGCTTCCTCTGCCGACGCAGCCTGCTCGGTGGCCCCCTGGCTCATCTCCTCTGACGTGGCCGACAGTTGCTGACTGCCTGACGTGACGTTGTCCGCGGCCGCCATGATATCCGCCACCACGTCGCGCAACTTGGCCACCATGGAGGCAAGGGCCTTCATCAGTTCGTCGCGGTCTGAGCGCTCCTTCACCTCCACCGTCAGGTTGCCGGCGGAAAGTTCCTGGGCGAGCCTGGTAATTGCATTCATGGCATCAATGAGACTATTGAGGTTGTTTTTAATTTCGTTGAAATCTCCCTTGTATTCGGTCGTTATCTTCTCCGGAATATCACCGCGGCTGATCCGGTCAAGTGCCGTTGCCGTCACCTGTATCGGCTGCACAAATGCGTCAACCAACTGGTTAATGCCGGTCAGGAGCTCACCCCATCCGCCGCTGAAAGCCCGGGCATTGCCACGCACGCCCAGCCTGCCGTCTTGCACGGCGAAGATAAGGTCATCAGTTTCCTGACGCAGCCCCTTGAGCGTCTCGAGCATGGCATGGAGATTCCTGGCAAGAACGTCGCGGTCGGAGCGGACAACAACCTCGACTGCCAAGTCTCCTTCAGCCACGCGCTCTGCCGTCGTGGCAAGAGAACGCAGGGAGCCGATCATATTCTTCATGGACTTAAGTAGTTGTCCTGCCTCATCTTCGCGATCCGCGACGATCTCCATGGTCAAATCACCCTCTGCAAGGCGATTGCTTGCTTCCATGGCGCGGACGAGCGGGAGCGTAATGCTCCGAGTAATGAAAAAGGCCACGGCAACACCTATCAGGACAGCTATGATGCCGAACCCGATAAGGACCATGGTCACCTTGCCGATCGCGGCAACGTTATCGCGGCTATTGCTCAGGGCCTCGTTCACCTGGCTCTTCTGAAGTTTCTCGACCTTTTCGATCAGTGCTTCGTGGGATTTATCAAACTCCCTCATGAGAGGGTTGCCGGCTGTAATCCCCTGCTCCATATAGACCTTGGCCATCTTGACCCCGCTGAGATGAAAGGAGGTAAAGGCTGCCTCCAGTTCTTCCAGCTCCTTTAATGCAGCCGTATCATTTTCCTTGCGGAACATTTCGCGGAACTTCTCTACTTCCCGCTTTACAGTGGCAGCCGCTTCCTCAGCCCCCTTGAAACCATCGGGGTTATGGGTGGCGGCCACGGCTGTGAGACCCTCCGTCAACTCTGACAGGGCTAAGTCCATCTCGTACGCACTCATCAGGAATGGTATCGATTCTTCGGCCACCTGGCGCGACTCCTGATTGACCTCGCGCAGCAGAACAAGCGTTGCAAGGATCGCTGTCATGAATACGGCAACCACAACTCCGAAGCCGATACCAAGCCTCAAACCGACCTTCATGTTCTTGAACATAATCCGCTCCTTTGCCTGCGTATAGACGTCGGCATCTACATCCGGCGCTCATCCATGCAACACATATCTCTTCGACGGAGATGTAAATATATTTAGCTGGATTTTCTTTGATCTCCGATTGGCTGCAGAAAACGTTACCGAAATCATCTGTTCAAGGATAGCGACCAGTTGTTCCCGCGCCGGAGTTTTGGGGGTATTACCAGGGGTGATTGGCTCGTTGCAGGCGACAGAGGCATTGAAGCACCTGCTGGGAGTCGGAGAATTGCTGACGGGGCGTTTGCTCACGTATGACAGCCTGTCGCTGCGATTTCGTGAGATCGGTGTTGGCCGGCGTGCCGGCTGTGGAGCATGCGGGGAGTAGGGGGAGGGGGTTGTGCGGTGGCGGTGTTTGGGCAGAAGGGGTGGGGATCGGATGACCGAACGAAAGAACCCCCCTGATCCGTAGAGGACCAGGGGGGTTGGAAAAAATCCCGGCGGCGACCTACTTTCCCACACAGCTACCCGTGCAGTATCATCGGCCCAGAGGGGCTTAACTTCCGTGTTCGAGATGGGAACGGGTGTGACCCCCTCGGCATAGCCACCGAGAAACGGTATAAATGTATCTAAGTCAATTGCATTGATCGAGATTGAGTAGGGGTAGATAGTGGGGGTGGGGTTACCACCCCCGTATGAATAAAGCTCGGAAATAAATTATGGTCAAGCCTCACGGCCGATTAGTACCGGTCAGCTGAACGCATTGCTGCGCTTACACACCCGGCCTATCAACGTTGTGGTCTACAACGGGCCTTCAGGGGACTTGCGTCCCGGGGATACCTAATCTTGAAGGAGGCTTCCCGCTTAGATGCTTTCAGCGGTTATCCTTTCCGTACATAGCTACCCAGCGAATGCTCCTGGCGGAACAACTGGAACACTAGAGGTACGTCCATCCCGGTCCTCTCGTACTAAGGACAGCTCTTCTCAAGTATCCTGCGCCCACGGCAGATAGGGACCAAACTGTCTCACGACGTTTTAAACCCAGCTCGCGTACCGCTTTAATTGGCGAACAGCCAAACCCTTGGGACCGACTTCAGCCCCAGGATGCGATGAGCCGACATCGAGGTGCCAAACCTCCCCGTCGATGTGAACTCTTGGGGGAGATCAGCCTGTTATCCCCGGAGTACCTTTTATCCGTTGAGCGACGGCCCTTCCATACAGAACCGCCGGATCACTAAGGCCTACTTTCGTACCTGCTCGACGTGTCTGTCTCGCAGTCAAGCTCCCTTATGCCTTTGCACTCTACGGCTGGTTTCCAATCAGCCTGAGGGAACCTTCGCGCGCCTCCGTTACGCTTTGGGAGGCGACCGCCCCAGTCAAACTACCCACCAGACAGTGTCCCCGACCCGGATGACGGGCCTGGGTTAGACATCCAAAACAACCAGGGTGGTATTTCAAGGGTGGCTCCACCGAAACTGGCGTCCCGGTTTCACAGCCTCCCACCTATCCTACACAAGCTATTCCGAATGTCACTGTCAAGCTGTAGTAAAGGTTCACGGGGTCTTTCCGTCTTGCCGCGGGTACTCGGCATCTTCACCGAGAATTCAATTTCGCTGAGCCACTGGTTGAGACAGCGCGGAAATCGTTACGCCATTCGTGCAGGTCGGAACTTACCCGACAAGGAATTTCGCTACCTTAGGACCGTTATAGTTACGGCCGCCGTTTACCGGGGCTTCGGTTCAAAGCTTCGCTTGCGCTAACAAATCCCCTTAACCTTCCGGCACCGGGCAGGCGTCAGACCCTATACATCGTCTTGCGACTTAGCAGAGTCCTGTGTTTTTAGTAAACAGTCGCTACCGCCATTTCTCTGCGACCCTCTTCGGCTTCACGTGCGAATCGCTACACCTAGTGAGGGCACACCTTCTCCCGAAGTTACGGTGTCAATTTGCCGAGTTCCTTAACCAGTGTTCTCTCAAGCACCTTAGGACTTTAATCCTCACCCACCTGAGTCGGTTTACGGTACGGTCACCTGCTGCCTGAAGCTTAGAGGCTTTTCTTGGAAGCATGGGATCAACGACTTTGTGGGGATACCCCCTCGTCATCACGCCTTGGCGTTGTATGGAAGAAGGGATTTGCCTCCTCTTCCCGCCTACACGCTTGAACCGGGACGTCCAGCACCCGGATCGCCTACCCTTCTCCGTCCCCCCATCGCAGCAACAAGTGGTACAGGAATATTAACCTGTTTCCCATCAACTACGCCTTTCGGCCTCGCCTTAGGGACCGACTAACCCTCAGCAGATTACCTTTACTGAGGAACCCTTGGGTTTTCGGTGTGCGGGTTTCTCACCCGCATTTTCGCTACTCATGTCAGCATAATCTCTTGTGATACCTCCAGCCGTCCTCGCGGTCGACCTTCGCAGGCTTACACAATGCTCCCCTACCGCTGATACCTTAAGGTATCAACCCGTGGCTTCGGTACCATGCTTGAGCCCCGTTACATTTTCCGCGCAGACCCACTCGACCAGTGAGCTATTACGCTTTCTTTAAAGGATGGCTGCTTCTAAGCCAACCTCCTGGTTGTCTGGGCATTTCCACATCGTTTTCCACTTAGCATGGATTTTGGGACCTTAGCCGACGATCTGGGCTCTTTCCCTTTTGACTACGGATCTTATCACCCGCAGTCTGACTCCCGTGATAACAGTTAGTGGTATTCGGAGTTTGATTGGGTTTGGTAATCTGGTAGGACCCCTAGCCCATTCAGTGCTCTACCCCCACTACTTACTTCACGAGGCTATACCTAAATATATTTCGGGGAGAACCAGCTATCTCCGAGTTTGATTAGCCTTTCACTCCTATCCACACCTCATCCCCTGGCTTTTCAACGCCAGTGGGTTCGGGCCTCCACGAAGTGTTACCTTCCTTTCACCCTGGACATGGATAGATCACCCGGTTTCGGGTCTACTCCCGGCAACTCAAACGCCCTGTTCAGACTCGCTTTCGCTGCGGCTCCACTCTATGAGCTTAACCTCGCTGCCGAGAGTAACTCGCTGACTCATTATGCAAAAGGCACGCGGTCACACTTGATATACATAGTGCTCCCACTGCTTGTAGGCATACGGTTTCAGGTTCTATTTCACCCTCCTCATCGGAGTACTTTTCACCTTTCCCTCACGGTACTTGTGCACTATCGGTCAGAGAGTAGTATTTAGCCTTGGGAGATGGTCCTCCCAGCTTCCCACGGGATTTCACGTGTCCCGCGGTACTCGGGATACCCCTAGGGTGAATCAAGGTTTCGCTTACGGGGCTATCACCCACTATGGCGGCACTTTCCAGAGCCTTCAGCTACCCATCATCAATCCCACGTCGGGGTCCCACAACCCCGAAAGGACCGTAGTCCTCTCGGTTTGGGCTGTTCCGCTTTCGCTCGCCACTACTGACGGAATCACTATTGTTTTCTTTTCCTGGGGGTACTTAGATGTTTCAGTTCCCCCCGTTCGCTTCATGCACCTATGGATTCAGTGCACGATGACGGAGCATGACCTCCGCCGGGTTTCCCCATTCGGACACCCCCGGATCAAAGCCTGTTTAGCGGCTCCCCGAGGCTTTTCGCAGCTTACCACGTCCTTCATCGCCTCTCTCTGCCTAGGCATCCAC of Geobacter anodireducens contains these proteins:
- a CDS encoding chemotaxis protein CheW, which codes for MSVVAIAEIRQYLTFKLDDEVFAVDVAKVREILELTSITRVPQTPQFMRGVINLRGSVVPVVDLRLKFGMSETAPTVDTCIIVVEVAHGSETLILGALADSVQEVFEMEPEQVEPAPRIGTKLNTDFILGMGKHDGRFIMILDIDRTFTSGELATAGSMSGEAA
- a CDS encoding chemotaxis protein CheR; translated protein: MFSAATDRITTTAMTDREFARFSEFIYDTCGIKMPPVKKTMLEARLQKRLRKLGINSFKDYSEYLFSRTGTETELVHLIDVVTTNKTDFFREPAHFDYLVSQALPELMERTGAGLRKPLSIWSAGCSSGEEPYTLAMVLSEFSEQQNISFSILATDICTTVLDKARLAVYDEERIDPVPLSLRRKYLLRGKGEQKGLVRIVPQLRHRITFRRLNFMDGDFGMREPMDIIFCRNVVIYFDKTTQERLLNKFYRQLIPGGYLFMGHSETLSGLDVPFVQMASTVYRKGL
- a CDS encoding chemotaxis protein CheD, with translation MTTRHPKLPHIYLKPGEFHFATKPTVVTTVLGSCVSVTMFDVFSRAAAICHALLPDGPRDDAFRYVDSSIFRMLEMFMSRGITPRQLQVKLFGGSDMLGATASRPGVGSRNVDIAHQVLASEGLEVVAADVGGTRGRKLFFYTHTGEVLLKRLNRTEADS
- a CDS encoding chemotaxis response regulator protein-glutamate methylesterase, which translates into the protein MKKIKVLIVDDSAVVRQTMADILASDPQIEVMATAADPFIAAERMKGEVPDVITLDVEMPRMDGITFLQKIMSQHPIPVVMCSTLTENGSETAMKALEYGAVEIIQKPKLGTKQFLEESRVRICDAIKAASQARLRKIPVRPHAVAPKLSADVILEKPASRAMIQTTEKVVVVGASTGGTEALRVFLESFPADCPPIVIVQHMPEGFTRAFAQRLDGICRISVKEAVDNDSVIRGRALIAPGNRHMLLKRSGARYYVEIKDGPLVSRHRPSVDVLFRSAARYAGKNAMGVIMTGMGDDGASGMREMKDAGAMTIAQDEASCVVFGMPNEAIKRGGAIKVLPLEAIAAEVIRHCS